A portion of the Cygnus olor isolate bCygOlo1 chromosome 15, bCygOlo1.pri.v2, whole genome shotgun sequence genome contains these proteins:
- the LOC121078767 gene encoding putative short-chain dehydrogenase/reductase family 42E member 2 isoform X2 — MKLPGIVYTQEHYGAIFNMEKKLLHVSGNRRHYFTDRKLILSGGAKPWHQPPNAKVKGNAGARNEKNMRAVVTGGGGYFGYKLGCALASSGASVVLYDINKPIWEIPNGVACIQADVRDYDAIFAACEGADCVFHVASYGMSGREQLHREEIESVNIHGTRFIIDACKQRNITRLIYTSTVNVVFGGLSIEDGDEETVPYFPIEKHVDHYSRTKSIAEQMVLAANGTPLAGGGTLYTCVLRPPGIYGPEEQRHLPRLAKNIERGLLSFKFGDPSAKMNWVHAENLVQAQILAAEALTPEKNYIAFERLGCSKPWIRIPTSLVYTSAMIMEYLHLMLKPFVELSPLLTRNEVQNISITHTFRIDKARNQLGYSPEKFVFADSVDHYIKTRPEAQNDHIFLKVLLLLIVSLSLIFLSLRFDDLSVLHFFKETKH; from the exons ATGAAACTCCCTGGAATTGTCTACACCCAGGAGCACTATGGAGCAATTTTTAACATGGAGAAGAAATTGTTACATGTGTCTGGTAATAGAAGACATTATTTCACTGACAGAAAACTCATCCTGAGTGGGGGAGCAAAACCCTGGCACCAACCTCCTAACGCTaaagtgaaaggaaatgctGGAGCAcggaatgaaaaaaatatgagagCAGTGGTGACAGGAGGCGGAGGCTATTTTGGATACAAGCTGGGATGTGCTCTTGCCAGCTCAGGAGCTTCTGTTGTTCTGTATGATATAAACAAGCCTATCTGGGAAATTCCCAATGGAGTAGCGTGTATCCAG GCAGATGTCAGGGATTACGATGCCATATTTGCAGCCTGTGAAGGGGCTGACTGCGTGTTTCATGTAGCTTCATATGGAATGTCAGGAAGAGAGCAA TTGCACAGAGAAGAGATTGAAAGTGTAAACATTCATGGAACAAGGTTCATCATTGATG CCTGCAAACAAAGGAACATCACCAGACTGATATACACCAGTACAGTAAATGTGGTGTTTGGAGGGCTTTCTATTGAAGATGGTGATGAGGAAACTGTGCCATATTTTCCCATAGAAAAG caTGTTGATCATTATTCCAGAACCAAATCAATTGCAGAACAAATGGTACTAGCAGCTAATGGAACTCCACTAGCAG GAGGTGGAACACTCTATACATGTGTTCTTCGCCCACCAGGCATCTATGGACCAGAAGAGCAGAGACACCTGCCAAGGCTAGca AAGAACATTGAGAGAGGGCTACTTAGCTTCAAGTTTGGGGATCCTTCTGCTAAAATGAACTGGGTGCATGCAGAGAATCTCGTACAAGCTCAAATTCTAGCTGCTGAAGCTCTCACCCCTGAGAAGAACTACATAGCT TTTGAACGTTTAGGTTGCAGTAAACCATGGATACGTATTCCTACTTCCTTGGTTTATACATCAG CCATGATAATGGAGTATCTTCATCTGATGCTGAAACCATTTGTTGAACTGTCCCCCCTGCTGACCAGAAATGAG GTGCAGAATATTTCCATAACTCATACATTTCGAATAGACAAGGCACGGAATCAGCTAGGGTACAGCCCAGAGAAGTTTGTGTTTGCTGATTCTGTGGACCATTACATTAAAACAAGACCAGAAGCCCAGAACGATCACATCTTCCtcaaagttttgcttttgttaattgTTAGTTTAAGtttgatctttctttctttaagattTGATGacctttcagttttgcatttttttaaggaaacaaaacactga
- the LOC121078767 gene encoding putative short-chain dehydrogenase/reductase family 42E member 2 isoform X1 translates to MKLPGIVYTQEHYGAIFNMEKKLLHVSGNRRHYFTDRKLILSGGAKPWHQPPNAKVKGNAGARNEKNMRAVVTGGGGYFGYKLGCALASSGASVVLYDINKPIWEIPNGVACIQADVRDYDAIFAACEGADCVFHVASYGMSGREQLHREEIESVNIHGTRFIIDACKQRNITRLIYTSTVNVVFGGLSIEDGDEETVPYFPIEKHVDHYSRTKSIAEQMVLAANGTPLAGGGTLYTCVLRPPGIYGPEEQRHLPRLAKNIERGLLSFKFGDPSAKMNWVHAENLVQAQILAAEALTPEKNYIASGQVYFINDGEKFNLFEWLTPLFERLGCSKPWIRIPTSLVYTSAMIMEYLHLMLKPFVELSPLLTRNEVQNISITHTFRIDKARNQLGYSPEKFVFADSVDHYIKTRPEAQNDHIFLKVLLLLIVSLSLIFLSLRFDDLSVLHFFKETKH, encoded by the exons ATGAAACTCCCTGGAATTGTCTACACCCAGGAGCACTATGGAGCAATTTTTAACATGGAGAAGAAATTGTTACATGTGTCTGGTAATAGAAGACATTATTTCACTGACAGAAAACTCATCCTGAGTGGGGGAGCAAAACCCTGGCACCAACCTCCTAACGCTaaagtgaaaggaaatgctGGAGCAcggaatgaaaaaaatatgagagCAGTGGTGACAGGAGGCGGAGGCTATTTTGGATACAAGCTGGGATGTGCTCTTGCCAGCTCAGGAGCTTCTGTTGTTCTGTATGATATAAACAAGCCTATCTGGGAAATTCCCAATGGAGTAGCGTGTATCCAG GCAGATGTCAGGGATTACGATGCCATATTTGCAGCCTGTGAAGGGGCTGACTGCGTGTTTCATGTAGCTTCATATGGAATGTCAGGAAGAGAGCAA TTGCACAGAGAAGAGATTGAAAGTGTAAACATTCATGGAACAAGGTTCATCATTGATG CCTGCAAACAAAGGAACATCACCAGACTGATATACACCAGTACAGTAAATGTGGTGTTTGGAGGGCTTTCTATTGAAGATGGTGATGAGGAAACTGTGCCATATTTTCCCATAGAAAAG caTGTTGATCATTATTCCAGAACCAAATCAATTGCAGAACAAATGGTACTAGCAGCTAATGGAACTCCACTAGCAG GAGGTGGAACACTCTATACATGTGTTCTTCGCCCACCAGGCATCTATGGACCAGAAGAGCAGAGACACCTGCCAAGGCTAGca AAGAACATTGAGAGAGGGCTACTTAGCTTCAAGTTTGGGGATCCTTCTGCTAAAATGAACTGGGTGCATGCAGAGAATCTCGTACAAGCTCAAATTCTAGCTGCTGAAGCTCTCACCCCTGAGAAGAACTACATAGCT AGTGGTCAGGTGTATTTCATTAATGATGGTGAAAAATTCAACCTTTTTGAATGGTTAACTCCACTC TTTGAACGTTTAGGTTGCAGTAAACCATGGATACGTATTCCTACTTCCTTGGTTTATACATCAG CCATGATAATGGAGTATCTTCATCTGATGCTGAAACCATTTGTTGAACTGTCCCCCCTGCTGACCAGAAATGAG GTGCAGAATATTTCCATAACTCATACATTTCGAATAGACAAGGCACGGAATCAGCTAGGGTACAGCCCAGAGAAGTTTGTGTTTGCTGATTCTGTGGACCATTACATTAAAACAAGACCAGAAGCCCAGAACGATCACATCTTCCtcaaagttttgcttttgttaattgTTAGTTTAAGtttgatctttctttctttaagattTGATGacctttcagttttgcatttttttaaggaaacaaaacactga